One window of Triticum dicoccoides isolate Atlit2015 ecotype Zavitan chromosome 5A, WEW_v2.0, whole genome shotgun sequence genomic DNA carries:
- the LOC119302239 gene encoding caffeoylshikimate esterase-like: MPHVNAKVSAVAATGMSAVPAAAAPPSPRRWEGVDPALERMVLRACLDQAPERRRVREAFKDVQLSIDHCLFKAQYSDIGTKESYERNSRGVEIFSKCWFPENHRMKAIVCLCHGYGDTCTFFLDGIARKIASAGYGVFALDYPGFGLSEGLHGYIPSFDTLVDDVAEHFAKIKGNPEYRDLPSFLFGQSMGGAVALKIHFKQPKDWNGAILVAPMCKISDDVVPAWPVQQVLIFMAKLLPKEKLVPQKDLAELAFREKEKQEQCSYNVIAYKDKPRLRTALEMLRTTQEIESRLQEVSLPIIILHGEADLVTDPGVSKDLYEKAKTSDKTLRLYKDAYHAILEGEPDEGIFKVLDDIISWLDQHAAKGTPSS, encoded by the exons ATGCCGCACGTGAACGCCAAGGtgtcggcggtggcggcgacggggaTGTCCGCCGTGCCTgcggccgcggcgccgccctcgccGAGGAGGTGGGAGGGGGTGGACCCGGCGCTGGAGAGGATGGTGCTGCGCGCGTGCCTGGACCAGGCCCCCGAGCGCCGCCGCGTGCGCGAGGCCTTCAAGGACGTGCAGCTCAGCATTGACCACTGCCTCTTCAAG GCACAATACAGTGACATTGGAACAAAAGAG TCATATGAGCGGAACTCCAGAGGTGTGGAGATATTCTCAAAATGTTGGTTTCCGGAGAACCATCGTATGAAAGCAATTGTTTGTCTCTGCCATGGTTATGGAGACACCTGTACCTTTTTCCTTGATG GGATTGCTAGGAAGATTGCTTCGGCTGGATATGGAGTATTTGCATTGGACTACCCTGGTTTTGGTCTTTCCGAAGGACTTCATGGATATATTCCAAGCTTTGATACTCTTGTTGACGATGTTGCTGAACATTTTGCTAAGATCAAAG GGAATCCTGAATACAGAGATCTCCCAAGCTTTCTGTTTGGCCAATCTATGGGTGGTGCGGTTGCATTGAAGATTCACTTTAAGCAACCGAAAGACTGGAATGGTGCAATTCTAGTTGCACCTATGTGCAAG ATTTCAGATGACGTGGTCCCAGCTTGGCCTGTTCAGCAAGTTCTGATTTTCATGGCTAAACTCCTTCCAAAAGAGAAGCTTGTTCCACAGAAAGACTTGGCAGAATTGGCATTCagagagaaagaaaaacaagaGCAG TGTTCTTACAATGTGATTGCCTACAAGGATAAACCACGTCTCCGAACAGCTCTGGAGATGCTGAGGACCACACAAGAGATAGAAAGTCGCCTACAAGAA GTTTCCCTGCCCATAATCATTTTGCATGGCGAGGCTGATTTGGTCACCGACCCAGGCGTGAGCAAAGATCTGTATGAAAAAGCGAAGACCTCGGACAAGACGCTGCGACTTTACAAAGACGCCTACCATGCCATCTTGGAAGGTGAACCGGACGAAGGGATCTTCAAAGTTCTCGACGATATAATCTCCTGGCTGGATCAGCATGCGGCAAAGGGAACACCGTCGTCGTGA